The following nucleotide sequence is from candidate division KSB1 bacterium.
GCGCTGCCAGAGGTGGCCTTGGAGCAGGTGGACACGAGCACTACCTTCTTGGGTAAGACCCTTTCCATGCCGCTCATGGTCACGGGGATGACGGGAGGGTTTGCGCGGGCCGAACAAGTGAACACCGCCCTGGCGCAGGCGTGCCAGAACCAGCGGGTAGCGCTTGGATTGGGGAGCCAGCGACAGCTCTTGGAGAACCAGGAATACGTGCGCAGTTTCAGTGCCGTGCGCGAGGTGGCGCCTGACATACCCCTGGTGGGCAACATTGGCGCTGCACAAGTGGCCCGAGCTCAGGGGCTCGCGGCGGTGGAAACGATCATGCGGCTGGTGGAAATCGACGCGCTGGCCGTGCACCTGAACCCTCTGCACGAGGCGTTGCAGCCAGAGGGCGATACCGACTTTAGCGGCGTGCTGGCTGGGCTCCAGCAACTTGTCGAAGAGCTCCCCGTCCCAGTTATCGTTAAGGAGACGGGGGCTGGTATTTCTCGCGAAGTGGCCCTCCGCCTGGCGGACATCGGCATCCGCTACATCGACGTGAGCGGTGCCGGCGGCACCTCCTGGGCGGCGGTGGAATATTATCGCGGGGCAGACCCTCACCTGGCCGAAGAGTTCTGGGACTGGGGCATCCCCACTGCGCTGTGCTTGCAGGAGTTGCGCGCCATTGCAGACTTGCACCTGATCGCTTCTGGCGGAGTGCGGGGTGGGCTTGACATGGCGAAGGCGCTGGTCTTGGGGGCGGAGATGGCCGGGGCCGCAGCGCCCTTCCTGCGCGCCCTGTTCCAGAAGGACGGACTGTCGCTTGAGGAACTCATCCAGAGGTGGCGCCAGGAGTTCCGTTTGGCCATGTTCCTGACCGGCTGCCGCCAAGTGGCGATGCTGAAGCAAGTCCGCTACTTCAGCAAAGCCGACTTCATGAGGGGCCAATGAGCGCGCTTGAGAAGAAGGCGGCCTATCTGCGCCAGTTAGTGGGGGCGTATTTAGAGGAAGCGTGTGCCTCTTCCGAACCGGCGCTGCTGTACGAGCCAGTGCGCTACCTCATCGAGAGCGGCGGCAAGCGACTGCGGCCCCTCCTGCTCCTGTTGGCAGCTGAGGCAGTGGGGGCCGATGTGCAGGAGGTGGTTCCGGCGGCGGCGGCGATCGAGCTGCTGCACACTTTTACCCTGGTACACGACGACATCATGGACCAGGATGAGACGCGGAGGGGCCGGCCCACCGTGCATGTCAAGTGGGATGTGGGGACCGCTATTCTTGCCGGCGACGGACTCGTGGCCATGGC
It contains:
- the fni gene encoding type 2 isopentenyl-diphosphate Delta-isomerase; the protein is MADEEKRHKGEMSTIAARKADHLEICLSEDVSFRTVRSGFEQIQLMHCALPEVALEQVDTSTTFLGKTLSMPLMVTGMTGGFARAEQVNTALAQACQNQRVALGLGSQRQLLENQEYVRSFSAVREVAPDIPLVGNIGAAQVARAQGLAAVETIMRLVEIDALAVHLNPLHEALQPEGDTDFSGVLAGLQQLVEELPVPVIVKETGAGISREVALRLADIGIRYIDVSGAGGTSWAAVEYYRGADPHLAEEFWDWGIPTALCLQELRAIADLHLIASGGVRGGLDMAKALVLGAEMAGAAAPFLRALFQKDGLSLEELIQRWRQEFRLAMFLTGCRQVAMLKQVRYFSKADFMRGQ